The following are encoded in a window of Flavobacteriales bacterium genomic DNA:
- a CDS encoding TonB-dependent receptor gives MRLSGLIQKIVFIFPFCLPFFADAQDYTQTVRGTIIDRDTELPLVGANIIVVGIDPILGTVTDIDGHFKIEGVPLGRQTLKISYLGYEEQTIPNLLVSSGKQNVLQIKLVESLVKLEEITITADGPEKGHVNNEMATVSARAFTVEETKRYAGSFDDPARMALSFAGVTSNDDVMNELVVRGNSPRGMLWRLEGMEIPNPNHFGELGSSGGGISMLSSHMMSNSDFYTGAFPSEYGNALSGVFDMRMRKGNNEKREYAIQAGLLGTDVAFEGPFDSAYGGSYLINYRYSTLGILNKLGLDIVGDAVPVFQDMSYNVVLPTEKSGTFSLFGLGGINTIEEEWTSDDELLTFKNDVNNKTGIAGITHKYWLNDKGYLKTVVTASGSSMRYFEEVLDSNGNLQHITHDEDFTNKNLRGTVLWNHKANARHTFRVGVIGSRLGYDLLSTIYDKEDDRYVTSQKTDGHTYLAQGYASWNFRMNTKLTLNSGIHYTRLMMNDQQSLEPRLGMKWQFHPRQSFNAGFGVHSRVEDPSIYLAQTELTGGVIAQPNKNLGFAKARHYVVGYENRLTENLNLKTELYYQDLFNVPVLNRPDSYVSSLNSTGGYTTDSLINSGTGKNYGVEITLERYYANQFYFLATASLYQSKYTATDKIERNTMFNSNFATNWLGGKEWNVGKNGKNNAIGISGKVVWAGGRRQTPILLEESIAAGYTVRDESRVFAERAPDYYRFDFQFTFRRNRPKTTGTWKLDIQNVTNHENLWSYYYDDRTQSIRESKQLGLLPVLSYKFEF, from the coding sequence ATGAGATTGTCAGGATTGATTCAAAAGATCGTTTTCATTTTTCCATTCTGTCTTCCATTTTTCGCGGATGCGCAGGATTACACCCAAACTGTCAGGGGTACCATTATAGACCGCGATACAGAGCTTCCGCTGGTAGGCGCCAACATCATTGTGGTTGGTATTGACCCCATCCTCGGAACGGTAACGGATATCGACGGACACTTTAAGATAGAAGGTGTTCCGCTTGGCAGACAAACCCTGAAGATTTCATACCTGGGATATGAAGAACAGACCATCCCCAATCTGCTGGTGTCTTCCGGTAAACAAAACGTGCTTCAGATCAAACTGGTGGAAAGCCTTGTGAAACTTGAGGAGATCACCATTACCGCCGACGGACCGGAGAAAGGACATGTCAACAATGAAATGGCCACCGTCAGTGCGCGGGCATTTACCGTTGAAGAAACCAAAAGGTATGCAGGTAGCTTTGATGACCCGGCACGCATGGCCTTGTCGTTTGCCGGGGTGACCTCCAACGATGATGTCATGAACGAACTCGTGGTAAGAGGAAACAGTCCGCGTGGTATGTTATGGCGCCTGGAAGGCATGGAGATCCCGAACCCCAACCACTTCGGAGAGCTGGGATCATCAGGAGGAGGGATATCTATGCTAAGCAGCCACATGATGAGTAATTCAGATTTCTATACCGGAGCCTTCCCGTCTGAATACGGCAATGCCTTGTCCGGCGTATTTGACATGCGTATGCGTAAAGGGAACAATGAAAAAAGGGAGTATGCCATTCAGGCCGGATTACTCGGCACCGACGTGGCATTTGAAGGGCCGTTCGACAGCGCCTACGGAGGATCTTACCTGATCAACTACCGCTACTCCACCCTCGGCATTCTTAATAAACTGGGACTGGACATTGTCGGTGATGCCGTTCCCGTATTCCAGGATATGTCATATAACGTCGTTCTGCCCACGGAGAAATCCGGAACTTTCTCCCTCTTCGGCCTGGGCGGTATCAATACCATTGAGGAAGAGTGGACCAGCGACGACGAGCTACTCACCTTTAAGAATGATGTGAACAACAAAACAGGCATCGCAGGTATCACGCATAAATACTGGCTAAACGACAAGGGGTATTTAAAAACGGTGGTGACCGCATCCGGTTCATCCATGCGTTATTTTGAAGAGGTCCTGGATAGCAACGGCAATCTGCAACATATCACCCACGACGAAGATTTTACCAATAAGAACCTGCGTGGCACGGTGCTCTGGAACCACAAGGCCAACGCCAGACATACCTTCCGCGTTGGGGTCATCGGCAGCCGTTTGGGTTATGACCTCCTCAGCACCATCTACGACAAAGAAGATGATCGCTACGTAACCTCTCAGAAAACCGATGGGCATACCTACCTTGCACAAGGATATGCCAGCTGGAATTTTCGAATGAACACCAAACTCACACTAAACAGCGGTATACATTATACCCGTTTGATGATGAATGATCAGCAGTCCCTTGAACCCCGGCTCGGCATGAAATGGCAATTCCACCCCAGGCAGTCATTTAACGCAGGCTTTGGCGTACATAGCAGGGTTGAAGATCCAAGCATCTACCTTGCCCAAACCGAACTCACCGGAGGTGTTATCGCACAACCCAATAAGAATCTTGGATTCGCCAAAGCACGTCACTATGTGGTAGGCTATGAGAATCGTCTCACCGAGAACCTGAATCTGAAAACTGAGCTATACTACCAGGATCTTTTCAATGTACCTGTGTTGAATCGTCCTGACAGTTATGTCTCCTCGCTTAATTCCACCGGAGGATACACCACGGATTCCCTGATCAACTCAGGAACCGGAAAGAACTACGGCGTAGAGATCACCCTGGAACGCTATTATGCCAACCAGTTCTACTTCCTGGCCACCGCCTCCCTGTACCAGTCTAAATACACCGCCACAGACAAGATAGAACGCAACACCATGTTCAACAGTAATTTTGCCACGAACTGGCTTGGAGGAAAGGAATGGAACGTGGGCAAGAACGGAAAGAATAATGCGATCGGCATAAGCGGAAAGGTGGTCTGGGCAGGAGGTCGCAGACAGACGCCCATTCTCCTGGAAGAATCCATTGCTGCTGGCTATACCGTGCGCGACGAGAGCAGGGTATTTGCTGAACGCGCACCGGACTACTACCGGTTCGACTTCCAGTTCACCTTCCGCAGAAACCGGCCGAAGACCACCGGGACCTGGAAACTCGACATCCAGAATGTGACCAACCACGAGAACCTTTGGAGTTACTACTATGACGACAGGACACAGTCCATCCGGGAAAGCAAACAACTCGGATTGCTGCCTGTGCTATCCTATAAATTTGAGTTTTAA